A DNA window from Daucus carota subsp. sativus chromosome 3, DH1 v3.0, whole genome shotgun sequence contains the following coding sequences:
- the LOC135151434 gene encoding uncharacterized protein LOC135151434 translates to MRLTARKRVPLNHPQIFRFNLPAQESLTESDSDGSSVERSPQVPPLPSHSSSASVDVNPVLAEPEEDPEEDPVVGSVQEVVANPALVRSVGKTVEAVKTGRVPISQMEPGEARVMRIIEEAKQEVGIETDADGRQRIVHRQIRATASVSATSRAPAGGMTQAVPHHVYAALGRDCDFLRGQNAEIRRLMDVLLQERRVPVEDSEARSRIGAIEHIARQRLAEFPSTSEWDVEARRVTRLICWILSELRAVRGPRN, encoded by the exons ATGCGCCTCACTGCTCGTAAGAGGGTCCCGCTTAACCATCCGCAGATATTTCGGTTCAATCTTCCTGCTCAG GAATCTCTTACTGAGAGTGATTCGGATGGGAGTAGTGTTGAGAGGAGTCCCCAAGTACCCCCGTTGCCATCGCATAGTTCATCAGCAAGTGTGGATGTAAACCCAGTACTGGCAGAACCTGAGGAAGACCCGGAAGAAGATCCAGTAGTTGGATCCGTTCAGGAGGTGGTGGCTAACCCGGCTTTGGTAAGGAGTGTGGGAAAGACTGTTGAAGCTGTGAAGACCGGGAGGGTCCCCATCAGTCAAATGGAGCCTGGGGAGGCTCGGGTTATGCGAATCATCGAAGAAGCAAAGCAGGAAGTAGGCATCGAGACTGATGCCGATGGGCGCCAGCGTATCGTCCATCGTCAGATAAGGGCCACAGCATCAGTATCTGCCACATCTAGGGCTCCAGCGGGTGGGATGACTCAGGCAGTCCCGCATCATGTATATGCTGCTTTGGGCCGGGACTGTGATTTTCTGCGTGGTCAGAATGCGGAAATTAGGAGGTTGATGGATGTACTGCTCCAGGAGAGGCGAGTTCCGGTGGAGGATAGTGAGGCACGCTCCAGGATTGGGGCAATCGAGCACATCGCCAGGCAGCGATTGGCCGAGTTCCCATCCACGAGCGAATGGGATGTGGAGGCACGTCGGGTGACGAGGCTCATCTGCTGGATTCTGTCGGAGTTACGCGCAGTTCGTGGGCCGCGTAACTAG